One window from the genome of Panthera leo isolate Ple1 chromosome D3, P.leo_Ple1_pat1.1, whole genome shotgun sequence encodes:
- the LOC122204000 gene encoding uncharacterized protein LOC122204000: protein MGTEIKDAKKLPGAPTPGATRPPGLEMYAAGGGGGLLAKGGGSQSQPTIGKKSNCSEVERSPLEEARESSYYLKIIFFRGGALGKRISRRRSSWLCLGRDNSVPARRPAYNAPWRICARAFARSWKRAGCSWETYCVDAPGGAEGRARPARERASERRAFRKAPGLERRSGSPLASWCWVSGLWGQPQQKDPEAEASRRLAAAAPSHPENPGVKLTTACRGVQQTEDHRTFRGLRGSSPTHHSGALGFPEPPPQIQHGRD, encoded by the exons ATGGGGACTGAGATCAAAGATGCCAAGAAATTGCCTGGGGCTCCCACCCCCGGGGCCACCAGACCTCCCGGGCTGGAGATGTACGCGGCA ggagggggaggggggctcttgGCGAAGGGAGGTGGGAGCCAATCTCAGCCCACGATTGGGAAGAAATCAAATTGTTCCGAGGTGGAACGAAGTCCCTTGGAGGAGGCACGAGAGtcctcttattatttaaaaattatttttttccgaGGAGGAGCTCTAGGCAAACGAATATCCAGGCGCCGCTCTAGCTGGTTGTGTTTGGGACGCGATAACTCAGTGCCTGCTCGCAGACCTGCATACAA CGCCCCGTGGAGGATATGCGCTCGAGCTTTCGCGCGCAGCTGGAAACGCGCTGGGTGCAGTTGGGAAACGTACTGCGTAGACGCCCCCGGCGGCGCCGAGGGAAGAGCTAGGCCTGCCcgggagcgagcgagcgagcgtcGGGCCTTCCGCAAGG ccCCGGGCCTTGAGCGCCGCAGCGGGTCCCCCCTGGCCTCCTGGTGCTGGGTTTCTGGTCTTTGGGGGCAGCCTCAACAGAAGGATCCGGAAGCAGAGGCCTCCAGACGCCTAGCTGCTGCCGCGCCATCACACCCGGAAAACCCTGGGGTGAAACTGACCACGGCTTGTCGTGGGGTGCAACAGACAGAG GACCATCGGACGTTCCGAGGTCTTCGAGGTTCTTCTCCCACCCATCACTCTGGGGCTCTTGGCTTTCCGGAGCCTCCTCCACAGATTCAACACGGCAGGGATTGA